One segment of Balaenoptera ricei isolate mBalRic1 chromosome 8, mBalRic1.hap2, whole genome shotgun sequence DNA contains the following:
- the PATE2 gene encoding prostate and testis expressed protein 2: MCYKCKKYHLGICYEGMRSCTLKYHQTCAVENIYLLTGKGRSMYFYSKLSCMTNCEDINFLSFEKRTELICCKHKNYCNLPEGV, from the exons ATGtgttataaatgtaaaaaatatcatCTTGGGATATGCTATGAAGGCATGAGGTCCTGCACCCTGAAGTACCACCAGACCTGTGCTGTTGAAAACATTTACTTACTTACCGGAAAAG GACGGAGTATGTATTTTTATTCAAAACTGTCGTGTATGACCAACTGTGAGGACATCAACTTCTTAAGTTTTGAAAAGAGGACAGAGCTCATCTGTTGCAAACATAAAAACTATTGCAACCTCCCTGAGGGAGTCTAG